A region of Jonquetella anthropi DSM 22815 DNA encodes the following proteins:
- the phoU gene encoding phosphate signaling complex protein PhoU has translation MNENWLEENKRPADVYRALENQLTRLASMVSLAVTRSIWSLAERNAEAARQVIAGEEAVDLLADEINDVCLNAIARFQPLGADLRLVTSAMLMARDLERLGDYGENAAKDTLKLLNQPVLKPIIDLPRMAGLVASMLDRAMKALANRDGDEAMAVFAMDDQVDDLEHAILIELASIMAQRPETLEQSSRLMEVTRMVERAGDHCTNVAEHVCYIVTGHRVRASEHRRPRELRS, from the coding sequence ATGAACGAAAATTGGCTTGAGGAAAACAAAAGACCGGCGGACGTCTACCGGGCTCTTGAAAATCAGCTCACCCGGTTGGCTTCGATGGTGAGCTTGGCGGTAACTCGGTCTATTTGGTCGCTGGCGGAGCGGAACGCCGAGGCGGCCCGGCAGGTCATCGCCGGCGAAGAGGCTGTTGATCTGCTGGCCGACGAGATCAACGACGTCTGCCTGAACGCGATCGCCCGCTTTCAGCCGCTGGGCGCGGACCTGCGGCTCGTCACGTCGGCCATGCTGATGGCCCGCGACTTGGAGCGGCTCGGCGATTACGGCGAAAACGCGGCAAAGGACACCTTGAAGCTGTTGAATCAGCCGGTGCTCAAGCCGATCATCGACCTGCCCCGAATGGCCGGCCTTGTCGCCTCCATGCTCGACCGGGCGATGAAAGCCCTGGCAAATCGGGACGGCGACGAGGCCATGGCTGTTTTCGCCATGGACGACCAAGTGGACGACTTGGAACACGCCATTTTGATTGAACTGGCGTCCATCATGGCTCAGCGGCCCGAGACCCTCGAACAGTCGAGCCGGCTGATGGAAGTGACCCGCATGGTCGAGCGGGCCGGGGACCACTGCACCAACGTGGCTGAACACGTGTGCTACATCGTGACCGGCCACCGGGTCAGGGCTTCGGAGCACCGCCGGCCCCGGGAGCTGAGAAGCTGA
- a CDS encoding response regulator transcription factor has protein sequence MSRAHILVIEDEAPIADILVQALKRSGYEASWAGDGDTGLELIMTGRPDLVLLDLMLPGLEGWEVCRRMRQAPETRDTPVIMVTARRDESEAVAGLAAGADDYIRKPFSLAELMARVEAQLRRRSMARQDAEETKDERIVLDQETGVVRIDGWEAELSPTEFQILELLASRPGRPVSRDRITAVVWGLDPAESRALDTHLSRLRKKLSGCPDGPEITTLRSRGYRLEWRGSANEAKP, from the coding sequence GTGAGCAGAGCGCATATTCTGGTGATAGAAGACGAGGCGCCGATCGCCGACATTCTCGTCCAGGCGCTGAAACGTTCTGGGTACGAGGCCAGCTGGGCGGGGGACGGCGACACCGGGCTTGAACTCATCATGACCGGCCGGCCTGACCTTGTGCTGTTGGACCTCATGCTTCCCGGCCTGGAGGGCTGGGAAGTCTGCCGTCGAATGCGCCAAGCGCCGGAGACCCGCGACACGCCGGTCATCATGGTGACGGCCCGGCGGGACGAATCGGAAGCGGTAGCTGGACTGGCGGCCGGAGCGGACGACTACATCAGAAAGCCCTTCTCTCTGGCCGAGCTGATGGCGCGGGTCGAAGCCCAGCTTCGCCGCCGCAGCATGGCGCGGCAGGACGCCGAGGAGACGAAGGACGAGCGGATCGTCCTCGATCAGGAGACCGGCGTCGTGCGGATCGACGGCTGGGAAGCCGAGCTGAGCCCGACGGAGTTCCAGATCCTTGAACTTTTGGCCAGCCGTCCGGGTCGGCCCGTTTCCCGCGACAGGATCACCGCCGTCGTCTGGGGACTTGACCCGGCGGAAAGCCGGGCGCTTGACACTCACCTGTCCCGGTTGAGGAAAAAACTGTCCGGCTGCCCAGACGGGCCGGAAATTACCACGCTCCGCAGCCGGGGCTATCGATTGGAATGGAGGGGCAGTGCCAATGAGGCGAAGCCTTAA
- a CDS encoding sensor histidine kinase, giving the protein MRRSLKTRIAVALGVLLIGALAASWAIFRMTLKEHLIRQASFQLSQQTQLTAQLLEAKGLESFSALLDDQARMLGGRITLIDSTGRPLLDSSIPTSSLDNHASRPEVAAARRDGEGFELRYSRSEGNYYLYCARTVLLGKEPAVLRLSLPLQGLTEGIGAANRRFLILLAVVATVALAFMLWTLRRLFRPLQDLAAVADQVTADRLPLFPIVDDPDLRRLSQAMSAMSARLTAANLEVSSRRAELESLIETLPVGVIVVRGSAVVRCNSQACRMLDAEDLFGKSASSALPPELLGLIDRLDGGEIAPSAELVVPERNTCFACQGRLTPRGYLIVIVDQSDAWRLDAARRTFIADAGHEFQTPLTAIGMTAEFLMEDASDAQKRHLERILEQQKRLTGLIDNLLYLSRLEAEPEGLPMEQVDLAELCRGTTDDYKALPAADGVEISCSVPDDAPILGSPDELKTALGNLLDNALKFTRAKFGKTPGAKIAVSVERDGDEWRVQVSDNGVGLSDDDTEALFHRFSRGDRSRGRGAQVGGYGLGLAIVKRIILRHGGHVAALPSSEGACMAFWLPVGHE; this is encoded by the coding sequence ATGAGGCGAAGCCTTAAAACCCGCATCGCCGTCGCTTTGGGGGTACTTCTTATCGGGGCTTTGGCCGCGTCGTGGGCCATCTTCAGGATGACGCTCAAAGAGCACCTGATCCGGCAGGCGTCGTTTCAGCTGAGCCAGCAGACCCAACTGACGGCTCAGCTTTTGGAGGCGAAGGGGCTTGAGTCGTTCTCGGCCCTGTTGGATGATCAAGCCCGAATGCTCGGCGGGCGGATTACTCTCATCGACTCAACCGGCCGTCCCCTGCTGGACTCGTCGATTCCCACGTCGTCGCTGGACAACCACGCTTCCCGCCCGGAAGTGGCGGCGGCCCGCCGGGACGGTGAGGGGTTTGAACTCCGGTACAGCCGAAGCGAGGGCAATTATTATCTGTACTGCGCCCGAACGGTTCTCTTGGGAAAAGAACCGGCAGTCCTGCGCCTTTCCCTCCCGCTTCAGGGCTTAACGGAAGGCATTGGAGCCGCTAACCGGCGCTTTTTAATCCTGCTGGCGGTCGTCGCTACGGTCGCCTTGGCGTTCATGCTCTGGACGCTGCGCCGCCTGTTTCGCCCGCTTCAGGACTTAGCGGCCGTCGCCGATCAGGTGACCGCCGACCGGCTGCCCCTGTTCCCGATCGTCGACGACCCGGACCTGCGCCGGCTCTCTCAGGCCATGTCTGCCATGTCAGCCCGGCTCACCGCGGCCAATCTGGAAGTGTCGTCCCGCCGGGCGGAGCTGGAATCGCTCATCGAAACGTTGCCAGTCGGCGTCATCGTCGTGCGCGGCTCGGCGGTGGTCCGCTGCAACTCCCAAGCCTGCCGAATGCTTGACGCGGAAGACCTGTTCGGCAAGTCGGCCTCTTCGGCTCTGCCGCCGGAGCTGCTTGGGCTCATCGACCGGCTTGACGGGGGAGAAATCGCGCCGTCGGCCGAGCTGGTCGTGCCGGAGCGGAACACCTGCTTTGCCTGCCAAGGGCGGCTGACCCCGAGGGGCTACCTGATCGTCATCGTCGACCAGAGTGACGCGTGGCGGCTCGACGCGGCCCGGAGGACGTTCATCGCCGACGCGGGACACGAGTTCCAGACGCCCCTGACCGCCATCGGCATGACCGCAGAATTTTTAATGGAGGACGCATCCGACGCCCAGAAGCGGCACTTGGAGCGAATACTCGAACAGCAGAAGAGGCTGACCGGCCTGATCGACAACCTGCTGTACCTGTCCCGGCTGGAGGCCGAGCCGGAGGGCTTGCCGATGGAGCAGGTTGACCTTGCGGAGCTCTGTCGGGGGACGACCGACGACTACAAGGCTTTGCCGGCCGCTGACGGCGTCGAAATTTCCTGCAGCGTGCCGGACGACGCGCCGATTCTCGGCAGTCCCGACGAGCTGAAAACGGCTCTCGGCAACCTGCTGGACAACGCGCTCAAGTTCACCCGCGCCAAGTTCGGCAAAACGCCCGGCGCGAAAATCGCCGTGTCGGTCGAGCGGGACGGGGACGAGTGGCGCGTTCAGGTCAGCGACAACGGCGTCGGTCTGTCGGACGACGATACGGAAGCCCTGTTCCACCGGTTTTCGCGGGGCGACCGATCCCGCGGCCGGGGCGCTCAGGTCGGCGGCTACGGCCTTGGGCTGGCGATCGTCAAGCGGATCATCCTGCGCCACGGCGGACACGTGGCCGCGCTGCCGTCATCGGAAGGCGCCTGCATGGCCTTTTGGCTGCCGGTTGGGCACGAATAG
- the deoC gene encoding deoxyribose-phosphate aldolase, with amino-acid sequence MERLAHLIDNTLLAPDASPEQINALCDASLRLGCASVCVSPLYVPLAARRLAGSSVKVCTVIGFPSGASTTATKAFEAADAVKNGADELDMVLPIGLLKSGDDEAVRQDVKAVVQAAAGRIVKVILETCLLNDEQIVRACRLCRETGAGFVKTSTGFSSGGATEHAVSLMAQTVGGSMGVKASGGIRTRAQALAFLAAGATRIGASRTEEICRGEAEPEGK; translated from the coding sequence ATGGAACGACTGGCCCATCTGATTGACAACACTCTTCTCGCGCCCGACGCTTCGCCCGAACAGATCAACGCGCTGTGCGACGCCTCGCTTCGGCTTGGCTGCGCGTCGGTCTGCGTCTCGCCTCTGTACGTCCCGCTGGCGGCCCGCCGGTTGGCCGGAAGTTCGGTGAAGGTCTGCACCGTCATCGGTTTCCCGTCCGGCGCGTCGACGACCGCGACCAAGGCCTTTGAGGCGGCTGATGCCGTCAAAAACGGCGCGGACGAGCTGGACATGGTTTTACCGATCGGGCTTCTTAAATCCGGCGACGACGAGGCGGTCAGGCAGGACGTGAAGGCAGTCGTTCAGGCGGCGGCCGGCCGGATCGTTAAAGTCATCTTGGAGACCTGTCTTCTTAACGACGAGCAGATCGTCAGGGCGTGCCGTCTCTGTCGGGAGACTGGGGCGGGCTTCGTCAAGACAAGTACCGGATTTTCGTCCGGCGGGGCCACGGAGCACGCCGTGTCGCTGATGGCTCAGACGGTCGGTGGCTCGATGGGCGTCAAGGCGTCCGGGGGAATCAGGACGCGGGCTCAGGCTTTGGCGTTCTTGGCCGCCGGGGCGACGCGAATCGGCGCGTCCCGAACCGAAGAGATCTGCCGGGGCGAGGCCGAACCGGAGGGCAAATAA
- a CDS encoding TVP38/TMEM64 family protein, with amino-acid sequence MTSRNVKAFLLARLRQKLREIAGLLAAALVLSAVLALVGLLVLLLLPSSWADAVRSLNLKPNAASLARIRDALGSDWRGGAAFFGLQVLQVVLAPIPGQLVAFAGGAVFGFWKGLAITMAGVEVGSLAAILLARRFGRPAVDRFVPASAAQKFSYLLNDRSGAGFFALFLLPAVPDDALCFLAGLTSVPLRRMMGLCLLGRLPGFAVLCFAGAGAGQGGWAAPAVFVAAVSVGLAGWFFSDELVDLATRTSSRWGRR; translated from the coding sequence GTGACGTCTCGAAACGTTAAGGCCTTCCTGCTGGCTCGGCTCCGGCAAAAGCTCCGAGAGATTGCCGGCCTGCTGGCGGCTGCGCTCGTCCTGTCGGCGGTCTTGGCACTCGTCGGACTTCTCGTCCTGCTCCTGCTGCCGTCCAGCTGGGCCGACGCGGTTCGATCGCTGAACCTGAAACCGAACGCCGCGTCCCTTGCCCGCATTCGGGATGCTCTGGGCTCCGACTGGCGGGGGGGCGCGGCGTTCTTTGGGCTTCAAGTCCTGCAGGTCGTGTTAGCTCCAATTCCGGGGCAACTCGTGGCGTTCGCCGGTGGCGCCGTCTTCGGCTTCTGGAAAGGGCTTGCCATCACCATGGCCGGCGTGGAAGTCGGCTCGCTGGCAGCGATCCTTTTAGCGCGGCGGTTCGGCAGACCGGCGGTCGATCGGTTCGTCCCAGCCTCCGCGGCCCAAAAATTCAGCTACCTTTTGAACGACCGGTCAGGAGCCGGGTTCTTCGCCCTGTTTCTGCTCCCGGCCGTGCCGGACGACGCGCTGTGCTTTTTAGCCGGACTGACGTCCGTCCCTCTGAGGCGGATGATGGGGCTGTGCCTCCTCGGCAGGCTTCCCGGCTTTGCCGTGCTGTGCTTTGCCGGCGCCGGCGCGGGGCAGGGCGGCTGGGCGGCGCCGGCCGTCTTTGTCGCCGCCGTTTCAGTTGGGCTGGCCGGCTGGTTTTTCTCCGACGAGCTGGTCGACCTGGCAACCCGCACGTCAAGCCGCTGGGGCAGGCGCTGA
- a CDS encoding gamma-glutamyl-gamma-aminobutyrate hydrolase family protein, protein MRPIIAIASNLEFYSNREKVSANRQYTDAVIAGGGVPLLLPVTLEEEVLSSAMDIVSGLLLPGGIDVCPSFYGQDPQEGLETVNPELDQFQLAVLQIACDRKLPVLGICRGEQVLNVFFGGTLYQHLPNRKNTIQHRQPMAERFTSHKVTVEEGTKLAKITGTSFSVNSFHHQAVDAPGKGLTVSALAPDGVVEAVEHKDLPFVVGIQWHPEGLLGHTPEALPIFQAFVAACAAARP, encoded by the coding sequence ATGCGACCGATCATCGCTATTGCCAGCAATCTTGAGTTTTACTCGAACCGGGAAAAGGTCTCGGCGAACCGCCAGTACACCGACGCCGTCATCGCCGGCGGCGGCGTTCCGCTTCTGCTGCCGGTCACGCTGGAGGAGGAAGTTCTGTCCAGCGCGATGGACATCGTCTCCGGACTGCTTCTGCCCGGCGGCATCGACGTCTGCCCGTCCTTTTACGGCCAAGACCCTCAAGAGGGGCTGGAAACGGTAAACCCGGAGCTGGACCAGTTCCAGCTGGCCGTCCTGCAGATCGCCTGTGACCGGAAGCTCCCTGTTCTGGGCATCTGCCGGGGCGAGCAGGTTTTGAACGTGTTCTTCGGCGGCACGCTCTACCAGCACCTGCCCAACCGAAAGAACACCATTCAGCACCGTCAGCCCATGGCCGAGCGGTTCACCAGCCACAAGGTGACCGTTGAAGAGGGAACAAAGCTGGCGAAGATCACCGGCACGTCGTTCTCAGTCAACAGCTTTCACCATCAGGCCGTTGACGCGCCGGGCAAGGGGCTGACCGTCTCCGCTCTCGCTCCCGACGGGGTCGTTGAGGCGGTGGAACACAAGGACCTGCCGTTCGTCGTGGGCATCCAGTGGCACCCGGAAGGACTGCTTGGCCACACGCCGGAAGCGCTTCCGATTTTTCAGGCGTTCGTCGCCGCCTGCGCAGCCGCTAGGCCGTGA
- a CDS encoding HD domain-containing protein, which produces MIKRGLIETIFSAFSIERWNDHPRTAQFTEMDKQAHKAIIAWAIARTEEDRGRTIDWNRLISGGLFEFLHRVVLTDIKPPVFHRLMADPEQKRRLDSWVLSQLQPVLSPLPGRQFEACGEWFLNGADWPERHILSAAHYLATQWEFGFISFWSAPLYGIERTKKEIDDAVAGHADLPAVAAVIESRKKGSKEGLSAFFSLAGQLQFQKRWAQTSRLPVTSVLGHLFMVALLSWCGALEIGAGPVRRRNDFYCGLFHDLPEVLTRDIISPVKRSVQGLEELIKDVEAQEIQRVIFPLLPESWRSDLLYYCMDEFENRVRPGGRVKILQGPLGPEHDAPEFDGVDGQIVEAFDKLSAFVEASQSVRLGIAAPALLEGRRRILERFAGKRIGPLDIGALFDYFL; this is translated from the coding sequence GTGATCAAACGAGGACTGATCGAAACGATCTTTTCGGCGTTCAGCATCGAGCGGTGGAACGACCACCCGAGAACCGCCCAGTTCACCGAAATGGACAAGCAAGCTCACAAGGCCATCATCGCCTGGGCGATCGCCCGCACCGAAGAGGACCGCGGGCGGACGATTGACTGGAACCGGCTGATCTCCGGCGGGCTGTTTGAATTTCTTCACCGGGTCGTGCTGACCGACATCAAACCGCCGGTCTTTCACCGGCTGATGGCCGACCCGGAGCAGAAGCGCCGGCTGGACAGCTGGGTGCTTTCCCAGCTTCAGCCGGTCCTCTCGCCCCTGCCGGGCCGCCAGTTCGAGGCCTGCGGCGAGTGGTTCCTCAACGGGGCCGACTGGCCCGAACGGCATATTTTAAGCGCCGCCCACTACTTGGCGACCCAGTGGGAGTTCGGCTTCATCTCGTTTTGGAGCGCGCCGCTCTACGGTATCGAACGGACAAAAAAGGAAATAGACGACGCGGTCGCCGGACACGCCGATTTGCCGGCCGTGGCCGCGGTGATCGAGTCGAGGAAGAAAGGCTCCAAAGAAGGGCTGTCGGCGTTCTTCTCCTTGGCCGGACAGCTTCAGTTCCAAAAACGCTGGGCCCAGACGAGCCGCTTGCCGGTCACGTCGGTGCTTGGACACCTTTTCATGGTGGCGCTGCTCTCGTGGTGCGGAGCCCTCGAGATCGGAGCCGGCCCGGTCAGGCGACGAAACGACTTTTACTGCGGCCTGTTTCACGACCTTCCGGAAGTCCTGACCCGGGACATCATCAGCCCGGTGAAGCGAAGCGTTCAGGGGCTTGAAGAGCTCATCAAGGACGTGGAAGCTCAGGAAATCCAGCGGGTCATCTTTCCGCTCCTGCCGGAATCGTGGCGAAGCGACCTGCTCTACTACTGCATGGACGAGTTTGAAAACCGCGTCCGTCCGGGCGGCCGGGTCAAAATTCTGCAAGGCCCGCTCGGCCCGGAACACGACGCGCCGGAATTTGACGGCGTCGACGGCCAGATCGTGGAGGCATTCGACAAGCTGTCGGCCTTCGTAGAGGCCAGCCAGTCGGTTCGGCTGGGAATCGCCGCTCCCGCCCTGCTGGAAGGCCGCCGCCGGATCTTGGAGCGTTTTGCCGGCAAACGAATTGGGCCTCTGGACATCGGCGCCCTGTTCGATTATTTTCTGTGA